A genomic stretch from Acinonyx jubatus isolate Ajub_Pintada_27869175 chromosome E2, VMU_Ajub_asm_v1.0, whole genome shotgun sequence includes:
- the LENG9 gene encoding leukocyte receptor cluster member 9, giving the protein MAAEPESPPSACRFFLEGRCRFGARCRQPHPGAPASAQPSREAEAGAKKPPLRTAAAVIQRIRWDPRLDPADFSVGYADRFLGVREEPFCAFCWDEPLAALGPGVLAVPQHRVRYFRFRGRLVWDRASRTDHVFGSGLAAGRGPTILDALDSGGAHDGEDAHVGEDAHGPQDAHEGEDAHVFEDAHGARDASDSEDAHGPQDAYDGEDARDSEDAQVGEDTHGAQDAHSEKDALGGVGAAPANIRVEEHRAPHWTELEVGRRPATAARTTEPQGGKEQAQDAPGRPAGDFLETEAEWGPGAWPSDCGEAAGARAAGPRQPRPTHFVALMVTDPGLQARVARAQEELVRATPSCTAFMVPAGALHLTLALLRLAGPGEVAAALGALRRALSAPGLQAPPQVRFRRLLLLRHHVLCAPPCPSLENMAQVLRQRLEAEGLRVVQPLGGLHPHLTLAKVPQGSQVCLPEPKFIPGQELGSQPLRKLWLCRVGRAGDTYQPLAEMPLG; this is encoded by the coding sequence ATGGCGGCCGAGCCCGAGTCGCCGCCGTCGGCCTGCCGCTTCTTCCTGGAGGGCCGCTGCCGCTTCGGCGCCCGCTGCCGCCAGCCCCACCCCGGGGCGCCGGCCTCGGCACAGCCTAGCCGCGAGGCCGAGGCCGGGGCCAAAAAACCGCCGCTGCGCACGGCCGCGGCCGTCATCCAGCGCATCCGCTGGGACCCGCGCCTCGACCCGGCCGACTTCTCTGTGGGCTACGCCGACCGCTTCCTGGGCGTGCGCGAGGAGCCCTTCTGCGCCTTCTGCTGGGACGAGCCGCTGGCGGCGCTGGGACCCGGCGTGCTGGCTGTGCCGCAGCACCGGGTGCGCTACTTCCGCTTCCGGGGCCGCCTCGTGTGGGACCGCGCCTCGCGTACAGACCACGTCTTCGGCTCGGGCTTGGCGGCCGGTCGCGGGCCCACCATCCTGGACGCGCTCGACAGCGGGGGCGCGCACGACGGTGAGGATGCCCATGTCGGCGAAGACGCCCACGGGCCCCAGGACGCGCACGAAGGTGAGGATGCCCATGTTTTCGAAGATGCCCACGGGGCCCGAGATGCGAGTGACAGCGAGGATGCCCACGGGCCCCAGGACGCGTATGATGGCGAGGACGCGCGTGACAGCGAGGATGCCCAGGTCGGCGAAGACACCCACGGGGCCCAGGACGCACACAGCGAAAAGGATGCGCTCGGCGGCGTAGGTGCCGCCCCTGCCAACATCCGAGTGGAAGAGCACAGAGCACCCCACTGGACAGAACTAGAAGTGGGGCGGAGGCCAGCCACCGCAGCCAGGACCACGGAGCCACAGGGCGGGAAGGAGCAGGCCCAGGATGCCCCGGGAAGGCCCGCGGGAGATTTCCTGGAAACCGAAGCAGAGTGGGGTCCTGGGGCCTGGCCCTCGGACTGCGGAGAGGCCGCTGGGGCCAGGGCCGCGGGGCCTCGCCAGCCCCGCCCCACGCATTTTGTGGCTCTCATGGTGACTGACCCTGGGCTGCAGGCCAGAGTAGCCAGGGCCCAAGAAGAGCTGGTCCGAGCCACGCCCTCGTGCACCGCGTTCATGGTACCCGCGGGCGCGCTGCACCTGACACTGGCCCTCCTGAGGCTAGCAGGCCCTGGGGAGGTAGCCGCGGCCCTTGGTGCACTGAGACGTGCGCTCTCGGCTCCAGGGCTTCAGGCACCCCCGCAGGTGAGGTTTAGGCGCCTGCTTCTCCTGAGGCACCATGtactctgtgcccctccctgcccctccctggaaaATATGGCCCAAGTGCTGAGACAGAGGCTAGAGGCGGAGGGGCTCAGAGTAGTTCAGCCCCTAGGGGGGCTACACCCCCACCTCACCTTGGCCAAGGTGCCCCAAGGTTCTCAAGTCTGCCTCCCCGAGCCCAAGTTCATCCCTGGACAGGAGCTAGGGAGCCAGCCCCTGAGGAAGCTCTGGTTGTGCCGCGTAGGCAGGGCAGGAGATACCTACCAGCCCCTGGCTGAGATGCCCCTGGGGTGA
- the CDC42EP5 gene encoding cdc42 effector protein 5, with protein sequence MPVLKQLGPAQPKKRPERGALSISAPLGDFRHTLHVGRGGDAFGDTSFLSRHGGGPPPEPRPPPAGAPRSAPPPAVPQPPPPVLRTPAPADPLLSFHLDLGPSMLDAVLGVMDAERPGAAAAKPDLDPSSGAQHPRARCHPNADLERDDVIGL encoded by the coding sequence ATGCCGGTGCTGAAGCAGCTGGGCCCCGCGCAGCCCAAGAAGCGGCCGGAGCGCGGCGCCCTCTCCATCTCCGCGCCGCTCGGCGACTTCCGGCACACGCTGCACGTGGGGCGCGGTGGCGACGCCTTCGGGGACACTTCGTTCCTGAGCCGTCACGGCGGCGGGCCGCCGCCCGAGCCCCGGCCGCCGCCCGCCGGAGCTCCGCGCTCCGCGCCGCCGCCCGCGGTGCCGCAGCCCCCGCCGCCGGTCCTCCGCACGCCCGCGCCCGCCGACCCGCTGCTGTCCTTCCACCTGGATTTAGGCCCCTCCATGCTGGACGCGGTGCTGGGCGTCATGGACGCGGAGCGCCCGGGGGCCGCTGCCGCCAAGCCCGACTTGGACCCCAGCTCCGGGGCACAGCACCCCAGGGCCCGCTGCCACCCCAACGCGGACCTCGAGAGGGACGACGTCATCGGCCTGTAG